A single region of the Chiroxiphia lanceolata isolate bChiLan1 chromosome 20, bChiLan1.pri, whole genome shotgun sequence genome encodes:
- the OVCA2 gene encoding esterase OVCA2: MAAEARPLRLLALHGYRQSARRLHQRTGALRKALRGRAELLPIDAPHPVSSATAQDDPDGDDPPRGWWFSGPGTFEAGEVAAAPEGLEESLLVVAAALAEQGPFDGLLGFSQGAALAAMVCALRARGDPRFPVAFAVLVAGFASRAPAHGHFYRDPIALPTLHVVGDTDAVIAAPLSMELARCFVEPVVLAHPGGHFIPAAAAQKKAYLEFLERFRPGQGQAEPPGVGEVSERSV; encoded by the coding sequence ATGGCGGCGGAGGCGCGGCCGCTGCGGCTGCTGGCGCTGCACGGGTACCGGCAGAGCGCCCGCCGCCTCCACCAGCGCACCGGCGCGCTCCGCAAGGCCCTGCGCGGCCGCgcagagctgcttcccatcGACGCTCCGCACCCCGTGTCCTCCGCCACCGCCCAGGACGACCCCGACGGGGACGACCCGCCCCGCGGCTGGTGGTTCTCGGGGCCCGGCACGTTCGAGGCGGGCGAGGTGGCGGCGGCGccggaggggctggaggagtCTCTGTTGGTCGtggcggcggcgctggcggAGCAGGGACCGTTCGACGGGCTGCTGGGGTTCAGCCAGGGCGCGGCGCTGGCCGCCATGGTGTGCGCGCTGCGGGCCCGCGGCGACCCGCGCTTCCCCGTGGCCTTCGCCGTGCTGGTGGCCGGGTTCGCCAGCCGCGCCCCGGCGCACGGGCACTTCTACCGCGACCCCATCGCCCTCCCCACGCTGCACGTCGTGGGGGACACGGACGCCGTGATCGCGGCCCCGCTCAGCATGGAGCTGGCCCGATGCTTCGTGGAGCCGGTGGTGCTCGCCCACCCTGGCGGACACTTCATCCCCGCGGCTGCGGCGCAGAAGAAAGCCTACCTGGAATTCTTGGAACGCTTCCGGCCCGGGCAGGGGCAGGCCGAGCCCCCAGGGGTAGGGGAGGTTTCAGAACGGTCTGTGTAA